One region of Priestia megaterium genomic DNA includes:
- a CDS encoding GIY-YIG nuclease family protein, with protein sequence MEQNNHYFYVVECKDCTYYAGYTNNLQKRISVHNEGKGAKYTRARRPVSLIWHEVFTSKTEAMQKEYWFKQLSRMQKQAYIRREQEKQNEITKKL encoded by the coding sequence ATGGAACAGAATAATCATTATTTTTATGTAGTTGAATGCAAGGACTGTACGTATTACGCTGGTTACACGAATAATTTGCAAAAACGTATTTCTGTCCATAATGAAGGGAAAGGGGCAAAATATACGAGAGCAAGAAGGCCTGTTTCATTAATTTGGCATGAGGTGTTTACTTCTAAAACAGAAGCTATGCAAAAAGAGTATTGGTTCAAACAGTTAAGCAGAATGCAAAAACAGGCTTACATTCGAAGGGAGCAAGAAAAGCAGAATGAAATCACAAAAAAGTTATGA
- the rsmI gene encoding 16S rRNA (cytidine(1402)-2'-O)-methyltransferase → MKSQKSYDVSNERGVLYLVPTPIGNLEDMTFRAIRILKEVDYIAAEDTRQTKKLCNHFEIDTPITSYHEHNKHTKSEQLLSDLDSEKNIALVSDAGMPCISDPGYELVVAAVKEGYTVVPLPGPNAALTALIASGLPTGQFYFYGFLNRNKKQRKEQLQELQYIKESMIFYEAPHRLKETLKSIEEILGNRSIVLCRELTKRYEEFLRGSVLEAIEWTNATDIRGEFCLILEGTNEEAPDESNLWWEQLTIIEHVDHYVEEGLSNKEAIKQVAKDRDVSKRDIYSEYHVH, encoded by the coding sequence ATGAAATCACAAAAAAGTTATGATGTATCGAATGAACGAGGCGTTTTATATTTAGTTCCCACTCCTATTGGAAACTTAGAGGATATGACATTTCGTGCGATTCGAATTTTAAAAGAAGTTGATTATATTGCCGCAGAAGATACGAGACAAACGAAAAAACTATGTAACCACTTTGAAATCGATACGCCTATTACAAGTTATCATGAACATAATAAACATACAAAAAGTGAACAGCTGTTAAGCGACTTGGACAGTGAAAAAAATATTGCTTTAGTAAGCGACGCGGGTATGCCCTGTATTTCAGATCCTGGTTATGAGTTAGTGGTAGCTGCCGTTAAAGAAGGATATACGGTTGTTCCGCTGCCGGGGCCTAACGCAGCATTAACAGCTTTAATTGCTTCTGGTCTACCTACAGGGCAGTTTTATTTCTATGGATTTTTAAACAGAAATAAAAAACAGCGTAAAGAACAGCTTCAAGAGCTTCAGTATATTAAAGAAAGCATGATATTTTATGAAGCCCCTCATCGATTAAAAGAAACGCTAAAGAGTATAGAAGAAATTTTAGGGAACCGATCTATTGTGTTATGTAGAGAGTTAACCAAACGCTATGAAGAATTTTTAAGAGGAAGCGTATTAGAAGCAATTGAATGGACAAATGCCACAGATATTAGAGGGGAATTCTGCTTAATTCTTGAAGGGACAAATGAAGAAGCGCCAGATGAAAGTAATCTATGGTGGGAACAGCTCACCATTATCGAGCACGTTGATCACTATGTAGAAGAAGGACTTTCAAACAAAGAAGCGATTAAGCAAGTGGCAAAAGACCGAGATGTATCAAAACGAGACATTTATAGTGAATATCACGTACATTAA
- a CDS encoding AbrB/MazE/SpoVT family DNA-binding domain-containing protein, translated as MNMKSTGIVRKVDELGRVVIPIELRRTLGIAEKDALEIYVDEERIILKKYKPNMTCQVTGEVSDDNIQLASGKLILSREGAEQIMKELQDSLQASK; from the coding sequence ATTAACATGAAATCTACAGGTATTGTTCGTAAAGTTGATGAATTAGGACGCGTAGTAATTCCAATTGAATTACGTCGTACATTAGGAATTGCAGAGAAAGATGCTCTAGAAATCTATGTAGATGAAGAGCGCATCATCTTAAAAAAATATAAACCAAACATGACTTGCCAAGTAACAGGTGAAGTATCTGATGATAACATTCAACTTGCTAGCGGCAAATTAATTCTAAGCCGTGAAGGTGCAGAACAAATCATGAAAGAACTTCAAGATTCTTTACAAGCTTCTAAATAA